In the Populus trichocarpa isolate Nisqually-1 chromosome 8, P.trichocarpa_v4.1, whole genome shotgun sequence genome, ACGGTTTCAAAAGTCTAAAACCTAATTCACGTACTCATGATCTAGAATATTTCGCGGCAAATCAAGCGAAGGGCGTCTATGGAAGCTTGTTCGAGAAAATATTTCGGCTACGTCAGAATTTCTAAGCTTTTCATCTCCCTCTCTACCTCCTGAAGCTAGATGACTGCACACAAAGCAGAAGCTTGTTTCATGTAACAGAAATCTAACCGACACAGATCCCTGCGAAGTCAAGTTTTAGAGAGGAAAACGAAATATAAGATGTTGCTTTAGAAAGTTGGGAATTGTAACACATGGTCAACTCTTGTAAGTATTGTTGCcgaaataatcaaattaatggTATCCTGTGATTTAGCTGATTAATGATAGATGTTGGCATTAAATTACCTCAGTTAAAACCCAgttagagaagaaaataattgaagaaaataaacatgattaagATGTCTAAATAGTACCTTGTTTCCTAGGCCCATGATGCCACAGCCGACACAAGAAACACTAGGATGCCGGACGTAAGGACGGAGATCACTTCGAATCCAAACTGATATTAATATCCCGACCATTTGTTTACAAATGACACACCGGAAGTCTTCAGGAATGCTGCTTTCGAATACTGCCTTTTCATCTTCGTTGAAAGAGGTTTTTTGTGTTCTTATACCCAGCTGCTTGTGGTTGTATTTCTGTTTTTCTAGGCAATACTGAATCTTCTTGTTCAATGCTTCTCTAATCAATGAATTCCATTTCATTGAGATCTTACTATTTTCAGAACCTAAAACATTTGATGCTCTTAGAGGCACAATCTCTTGAAAcctgataattaaaaaaaaaaaaaaactaacgtaagaagaatattatatattaatggaAACTACAGATTTGCTAAACTTCCTTGTCAAAACTCACACTACTTACCCAAAAACGTATATGTCGCAAATATTATTGGGAGTATCTAGCCAATCGGAAATATCCAAATCTTCCTGTGGTGCAATCCCGCCAACATTCCATGTGCTGACGAAAACACTTAATttacaatcaaagaaaaaaaagggtatataagatttaaggatcaaattaactttatatatatattaattagaaaatgatAGAGATTATAAGATGTTTGCTTAGTTAATTACTTGTAGTCGTGGAAGTTGTCCTTGCGCTGATTGCGGATGGTGTTATCGCTCAACGATGGTTGGCCTAAGCTTGAAATATCCAGCAAGCTACAGGTTCTTGCGTCAACTGGAAAATCTGCCACAAAGTTGTTGTTGCTCAATCTATTTCCAAGGATCTTGTTAACTACTAATCTTGGCCACATGACCTGAAAACGTAAAGAGCTAATTAAATAAGTAAGTACACGAATGAAAACACACACGACGATTGTTTTTAGCGTAGGAAGACTACAATGGCGAAGGAGGGGTACAGAACTATCGTACTATCGTAATAAGCTGATGTTTGTGAGGGCTCACTTCTGGGTTTTCTGCCGCAGCGCATAGAGAGGAGGGGGGgtgaagagaaggagaagagcgTCAGAAAGGGTTTGGATAGACAAGGCcaaaagagataaaaagaaagTGCAGAGAGATAAATCAGCTGAGGGATGAAGAGAGAGACCTCTGCAAGTTGGCTAGGAAGCAGCAATTCCTCTGACGTGAGTCGTGATGCGCCTGGCTTCAATTTTGTTTGCTTAATTACTTTGATAACTTGATTTCCTcaattaacaatcatgtaattcagaaagagagagacggaaacagagagagagagaggaaaacaTCGGTCTTCTTGCAGGGATTAAATTTCCAGTTTAAtgggttgattttgatttgaaagaTATCTTAAGTTTTCTCACGGATTAGTTAAAGATCCTAAGGTGGTGCAAGTGGGTGTGGGTCCATGaacaaaaatacttaaaattttatgaataattactGTAAACTTTTGATGACATGGCAATTGGGATATTGTCAATTGAATACTATTTGTCGGAccaatttgtattttaaaataactttccaGGTTATCATAGCCACGTTAGCAACATGGTTCCAACTTGGAGAGGCATCTTTGTTCTCTTGGCCAATAGGATGATCCCTGAACGACCGCATGATAAGGCTGTTtggtattatgttttaaataatattttataaaaaatttaaaagatttatttgaaattagttttttaatatttttttgtattttgatgtactgatattaaaaataattttttaaaaataaaaaatattattttgatatatttctgagtaaaaaacaattgttatcaCATTTTCAAATACCTAgcatcgataaaaaaaaaactaaagagaattataaagtttttttctaaaaaaaaaaactcttattaacttttcaaactcatgacccgagttattAGACTCGAAGTTCCCGGCCTAGAAAATCATTAAGTTCAATTCCcgatcaatcaaatattgaaagataaaattaaaaaaaatcaattacattaaatgattattaaaaataacaattaaaaaaatgagaatcgaagttaaaatacaaaataaattctatatttaattaaaggatatgttttaaaaaaataatcaattcagtaaaaggacaaaaaaaatttaaaagagtaagtctcaaaattgacataagaattaaataaaaaaaatattaattaaattattcgAATAAATAGTACCAATGGATTTGAAGCTACTgtgatttttcaagaaaatctaaacaaattttaaattaaacaaatttcctcctAATGCtaccaaaaataataagaattaaacacccaaaaagaaaaggtaacatTTGTATCAATACACTCACTCATTgttataatttcaatataaaattattatatgagTCTTGcacaacattttaaatttataagttaAGATCATTCTTTAAATTTGTCTTAAAATCTTATTAACCAAAcgattataaattataatttcatcatctttatatatttttttaatttaactcttaaaatttaatacaaaatgGTGATGGGTATAGAagtttcaaatctaaaaaaactttcacttaaataaatgtatttgaTAATTACTaagaaattattcttaaaatctCATTCAAcaacttgaattttaaattaaaatgattttcctcataaaaataaatgtgaattGATATTTAGAAAAAGCCTTGTGCACACacagtatatataaaaatttaggaGAAAGGTTCGAAAAGGCTTTATGTACACACAGAACATACAAAATTATGGAGAAAGATTCATTCGGATGTTTGCAACTTCCACTGGAGCAATGTCGTAAGATTAAAAATCATTGCAAAACGATATTGGAAAACGTTTTATGTGATGGGTAAAACATTACAAATTAAATCTATGGAGAAAGGTTCACTCGGATGCTTGCAGCATCGAGTAAAATCGACTGATACTTCATTT is a window encoding:
- the LOC7457824 gene encoding type IV inositol polyphosphate 5-phosphatase 9 isoform X1, with product MWPRLVVNKILGNRLSNNNFVADFPVDARTCSLLDISSLGQPSLSDNTIRNQRKDNFHDYNVFVSTWNVGGIAPQEDLDISDWLDTPNNICDIYVFGFQEIVPLRASNVLGSENSKISMKWNSLIREALNKKIQYCLEKQKYNHKQLGIRTQKTSFNEDEKAVFESSIPEDFRCVICKQMVGILISVWIRSDLRPYVRHPSVSCVGCGIMGLGNKGSVSVRFLLHETSFCFVCSHLASGGREGDEKLRNSDVAEIFSRTSFHRRPSLDLPRNILDHDRVILLGDLNYRVSLPEATTRLLVDRKEWNALLDNDQLRMGLVNGQVFEGWHEGLIKFAPTYKYCLKSNVYFGCAEGQRGGKWRAPAWCDRIIWHGEGLKQHFYTRGESNLSDHRPVKAMFTAEVQVSSTLKGLQKFFLSERFDHQITTTYEMPLSDRYPCKSRSSFKL
- the LOC7457824 gene encoding type IV inositol polyphosphate 5-phosphatase 9 isoform X3, translating into MWPRLVVNKILGNRLSNNNFVADFPVDARTCSLLDISSLGQPSLSDNTIRNQRKDNFHDYNVFVSTWNVGGIAPQEDLDISDWLDTPNNICDIYVFGFQEIVPLRASNVLGSENSKISMKWNSLIREALNKKIQYCLEKQKYNHKQLGIRTQKTSFNEDEKAVFESSIPEDFRCVICKQMVGILISVWIRSDLRPYVRHPSVSCVGCGIMGLGNKGSVSVRFLLHETSFCFVCSHLASGGREGDEKLRNSDVAEIFSRTSFHRRPSLDLPRNILDHDRVILLGDLNYRVSLPEATTRLLVDRKEWNALLDNDQLRMGLVNGQVFEGWHEGLIKFAPTYKYCLKSNVYFGCAEGQRGGKWRAPAWCDRIIWHGEGLKQHFYTRERFDHQITTTYEMPLSDRYPCKSRSSFKL
- the LOC7457824 gene encoding type IV inositol polyphosphate 5-phosphatase 9 isoform X2 → MWPRLVVNKILGNRLSNNNFVADFPVDARTCSLLDISSLGQPSLSDNTIRNQRKDNFHDYNTWNVGGIAPQEDLDISDWLDTPNNICDIYVFGFQEIVPLRASNVLGSENSKISMKWNSLIREALNKKIQYCLEKQKYNHKQLGIRTQKTSFNEDEKAVFESSIPEDFRCVICKQMVGILISVWIRSDLRPYVRHPSVSCVGCGIMGLGNKGSVSVRFLLHETSFCFVCSHLASGGREGDEKLRNSDVAEIFSRTSFHRRPSLDLPRNILDHDRVILLGDLNYRVSLPEATTRLLVDRKEWNALLDNDQLRMGLVNGQVFEGWHEGLIKFAPTYKYCLKSNVYFGCAEGQRGGKWRAPAWCDRIIWHGEGLKQHFYTRGESNLSDHRPVKAMFTAEVQVSSTLKGLQKFFLSERFDHQITTTYEMPLSDRYPCKSRSSFKL